GGTTAAGAACTATAATGCAATGTAGGCAATGCCTCAATGACAGGTCAAATTCTTGGCAAGAAACGCCTTCACGAAGGCGGCTTTGTAAGATGAGGTTTAACAACATTCCCTTTCTCTGTGGTTACCTCAGCATTGGCACAAATAGCGGATTTGGTCTGTCTAACATGGGGTGTTCTGGCAACAtgtttaagaaatgtctattttataTGTCTTTTATAAACATATAAGTTTGCATTCTCTATTTTCCTCCTTTTAGAACTGTAGCTGATTAAAGACTAGCTCCATTTGTGTAATAACAATAACCAAAATAGAATATGCTACTCTTGGGGACATGACTCATGTTCTTGTGTTACTTagtgtaaataattttaaatatttatatgaaaacaaaCATGAAGATATTATAAGGTAGAAAATACATTTCTCGTGGATTCTAAAGATAAAACACAAGACTTCAAAGAAATGTTGCACTTTTAGCTGGCAATTCAGGCTATGCTTCAGACCCCGTAGTGGAACGGATTTATTCTTCCTCTGCCCTTGAGACTAGTTTAGGGGAAAAGTTTGAGGAGCGCTGAACCAATGGAATTACTTGAAATATGACACAGTGTGTTGACTTGGTTTCAAATCTTCAGCAGTTGGAGCATCTTGGCTTACCTCAAATGCTAGAAATACGGTAGCACTTGTCATTCCAATCCCAGCCAAGGGTCAAATGCTCTATCACACATGGAAGCTAAAATAAATTCTAGAAGTTGTTTTTGAAGTTGGCTTAACTTTATTCACATGATAGCTGTAAGGGCTGACAAAGACTTGCTCTAACATTCCTTCTGGCAGGTTGAATTAGAGTTTGGTTGCAGACCGTTTGAAGGGATGTGTGGTGAGACAGATCAGGGGCTTGTAACAATCCTACATCATCATGAATACagtttaattttaactttatggCTTGTCTAACACATTTTCAGTTAAGAGCTGGGGAATAAATCTAACATTCATTGGCAAACACTTGGCAGCCCTTGGGAGCAGCATCTTTAGAGAACACATAATCAATCCTAGCACTACGCCATAGCAGACATTGTGAGTGCAGGTCACAGGTGCCCTCAGGTGGAGAATGGCATCCCATGACAATGACAGCAGTGGGGTCTCAGGGCATAGAGCAGGCAGCTCCAGAGCATCTCAGTCAATCCCAGGACCATGGCATGGCCTCTCAGTACTGATAGGACCTCACAAGGAGCCACATAAGAATAACCGTAATCAAGACAATAGTGAAGTTGAGAAACAGCTCCCGGGTGTTTATCCCCATTTTCCCAGCAGCTTGGTGAGAACTTCAGGCAGACTTCTGAGGGCACACCAAGAACCTCTGGCTTGTCCTCACCTCCTAATAAAACATaacaaagaaaacacaaggaGATTAATGAGCATTCCTGTATAACAATGCTCGTCCTTTCCTCAAAGGAAACAGAAGTGTTGTGGAAAAGGAGAGTGTGATGGGctaaattgtgtcccccaaaaatcTACATGTCAAAGCCGTAGCCCACAGTATCTCAGAATGCAACTGTgcttggagatagggtcttttaAGAGGTaagtaagttaaaatgaggtaatTAAGGTGGGCcataatccaatatgactagtgtctttatcagaagagattaggacacagacagaAACAGAggggaagaccatgtgaaaacACAAGGAGAAGATGGGCATTTACAAGCCAAAGAAAGGACTCAAAAGAAACCAACtgtgccaacaccttgatctggGACATGTAGCCTACTGACTGTCTTTGGACTGGAGACTTCCCTGAGTCTCCAGCCTACCAGCCCACCAGCCCACCAGCccaccctgcagattttggacttgccagtctCAGTAATCACacaagccaattccttaaaaacaGACACCAATCTCTCAACACAACACATTCTATTAGTTATGTTTCTCTGAAGAGCCCTAATGATTACAGACAGCCTGATTTTTCTGTCTAATGTCATAAAGACCACCATTTttgtcctgattttttttcctgtgatgaTTGTATTGGTGCTTttcataaaatgtgaaatattacatttttctttctccaacttctgtgtgtgtttgtgtgtgcgtgcatatgcatgtgtatacttTTCTTAAGAGTATCAATAAGCAGgggtaccaaaacagaaaaactttATGGTTTAGTATTGTTCTTGCTTTGAATTACGTAGGTAAGTGGGATGCCATAATCTTTCAGGCCTCAGACTGCTGTAGGTCTTCATCTAACTCTACGGAAAGCAGAAAGCACTTTCCACAGCTGCATGGCCTCTGACAAGTCCTGCATTGGGCACACAGCCTACTGGGATCAACCAAAAGCCCCTCGCATAACAGGCATTCAGCCCAAAGAGCAAGTGTTAACTTCATGGGTACTTCTGTTTCAACAAGGGCTTGTGCCAGCTATTTTTAGTCAGGTCCAGGATGTGCCTAGATTGTAAACATTTCAAAGAGCAGGGATGGTATCCTCATAGTATGTACAGATTGTCCATACAGGAAATCATACTTTGAGAACATATGCAATGAAGTCATCAAATTATTGTCTTCAGTGAGGTAGTGTAAATTGCACATTATTCAGGCAGtctaaatgaaattaaagatttatgtattttgaataatTAGATATTTATATCTTAGATATTTAGGGCCAAAGTCTACTGTAGAGTGAAAGTTTAGGGAGaaaaggtgttttgtttgtttgctaaaGGTGAGAGTTCAAGAGGCTGAAAGGGTTGTGAGCAAGCTTTTGGTCTGAGCGGTATTTTTTTAACTATCTAACATGACTGAATTATTAA
This portion of the Macaca mulatta isolate MMU2019108-1 chromosome 14, T2T-MMU8v2.0, whole genome shotgun sequence genome encodes:
- the SLN gene encoding sarcolipin: MGINTRELFLNFTIVLITVILMWLLVRSYQY